A DNA window from Trypanosoma brucei brucei TREU927 chromosome 11 chr11_scaffold01 genomic scaffold, whole genome shotgun sequence contains the following coding sequences:
- a CDS encoding major surface protease A, putative (similar to Leishmanolysin homolog precursor (EC 3.4.24.36) (Cell surface protease) (Major surface glycoprotein) (GP63 protein) (Swiss-Prot:Q06031) (Crithidia fasciculata)), producing MLHHKLDTVSVIALLLTLRGTVADDNITGEEEGTGHRCMHNDVAVPYDELPSMDAVHDLQTAHVAEVSNNTEGEGNKSKSVERKNVRFHIKYALGETCKGIGMTVPTYIKGTTKECTEDDVLTKWKLRSVKVMMEAATKFLSSALLVDPLEAVNVPGGKCSGVQVPKMTVPNADYVVFVTINPRPEEETTTVAWAAACLKDTRSGRPVVGHINFIPAAIQRNPSSLAEHVAMHELAHAIGFSDIAETMLRAPNGLGAKGSQRVYRKGLGKAVTLITSPKVLKVAREYYGCPGLDGVEVEDAGSEGTRGSHWKKRILFNEALVGSVTSGQLFFSPLTLAYFEDLGFYTANYSTAETGMTWGKGRGCDFLYQKCDNHPREWGEFCFRKEMFVSTCTLDRSSLGACDITTHPEDLPQLYRYFDDPRVGGSSAEMDYCPTVMGFVNAYCTAELGFAFMNVFGNEMGVHSLCYDSDVITSVFPNFPFAARCFPTTCTPSGQLLLRVQGRTVACPRDGKAGLGDTSKLKGVHGKVQCPPSENFCKNSGNGISKLQLASVADEVDGSSNTERIGHSLISPTPHTWNSEDMGSCSSRLACLKDIPPPFPACSLAARKVKECLGNDCPGSAQQWRYANEVGNSCLNPEGMVAMCMDGWRGVNELCGAVDPESKLGRSYRSMLPF from the coding sequence ATGCTTCACCATAAATTAGATACAGTGAGCGTCATCGCACTCTTGTTGACACTCCGTGGTACCGTCGCTGACGACAACATCACtggggaggaagaggggacAGGGCACCGATGCATGCACAATGATGTTGCCGTTCCATACGATGAGCTTCCCTCCATGGACGCCGTTCATGATTTGCAAACGGCACACGTGGCGGAGGTTTCCAACAATACTGAAGGTGAGGGAAACAAGAGCAAAAGTGTTGAACGGAAAAATGTGCGGTTTCACATAAAATACGCGTTAGGCGAGACCTGCAAAGGAATCGGAATGACTGTTCCCACCTACATCAAGGGAACTACCAAGGAATGCACCGAGGATGATGTGCTGACGAAATGGAAACTTCGCTCTGTCAAGGTCATGATGGAGGCTGCTACAAAATTTCTTAGTTCTGCGCTTCTTGTAGATCCCCTGGAAGCGGTGAACGTTCCAGGGGGTAAGTGCTCAGGGGTTCAGGTCCCCAAAATGACCGTACCGAATGCGGATTACGTTGTGTTTGTGACGATCAACCCACGAccagaagaggaaaccacGACAGTCGCGTGGGCCGCTGCGTGTCTGAAAGATACTCGGTCAGGTAGACCTGTCGTGGGCCACATCAATTTCATCCCCGCTGCCATCCAACGGAACCCATCAAGTCTTGCTGAACATGTGGCTATGCACGAGCTCGCGCATGCCATCGGCTTTAGTGATATTGCTGAAACGATGTTAAGAGCACCTAATGGATTGGGTGCGAAAGGCTCGCAAAGAGTGTATCGTAAAGGACTGGGGAAAGCGGTCACACTTATTACCTCGCCCAAGGTTCTGAAGGTCGCCCGGGAGTACTATGGTTGCCCCGGCCTTGATGGTGTTGAGGTTGAGGATGCTGGAAGTGAGGGCACGCGGGGCTCGCACTGGAAGAAACGAATTTTGTTTAACGAGGCCCTCGTTGGTAGTGTAACGTCCGGGcagctgtttttttctcctctaaCTCTCGCTTACTTTGAGGACCTTGGATTTTACACGGCCAACTACTCTACCGCAGAGACGGGCATGACCTGGGGGAAGGGCAGAGGGTGCGACTTTTTGTATCAGAAGTGCGATAATCATCCCCGGGAGTGGGGAGAGTTCTGTTTTCGTAAAGAAATGTTCGTGTCCACCTGTACATTGGACCGAAGCAGCTTAGGGGCGTGCGATATTACAACTCACCCCGAGGATCTCCCTCAGCTTTATCGGTACTTTGATGATCCTCGAGTTGGCGGCTCCTCCGCGGAGATGGATTATTGTCCCACCGTAATGGGGTTTGTTAATGCGTACTGTACTGCGGAGCTAGGTTTTGCTTTTATGAACGTCTTCGGTAATGAAATGGGTGTGCACAGTCTGTGTTATGACTCCGACGTCATCACAAGTGTGTTTCCCAACTTCCCCTTCGCGGCACGATGCTTTCCAACAACGTGTACACCCTCTGGACAGCTTCTGCTGCGTGTGCAGGGGCGTACGGTTGCGTGCCCACGTGACGGTAAAGCGGGATTGGGTGACACCTCGAAGTTGAAGGGTGTTCACGGTAAGGTCCAATGCCCCCCTAGTGAGAACTTTTGCAAAAATTCTGGTAATGGTATTTCTAAGCTGCAGCTTGCGTCGGTTGCGGACGAGGTGGATGGTAGTTCAAACACGGAAAGAATCGGACACTCACTTATATCTCCTACACCGCATACATGGAACAGTGAAGACATGGGGAGCTGCAGCAGTCGCCTCGCTTGTCTGAAAGATATTCCGCCCCCCTTTCCGGCGTGCAGCCTGGCTGCaaggaaggtgaaggagTGTCTCGGGAATGATTGCCCAGGGAGTGCGCAGCAATGGCGATATGCAAATGAAGTAGGTAATAGTTGCTTGAACCCAGAGGGTATGGTGGCCATGTGTATGGATGGCTGGAGAGGTGTAAATGAATTGTGTGGGGCAGTAGATCCTGAATCCAAGTTGGGACGAAGCTACCGATCGATGCTTCCCTTCTAA